The region tactAAGAATCAGTAAAAACAGTCGGATTAAggataaatgtgacgtgtcatgtaaaaaacagacacttttgggcaggttatcaatttcgaagtttttacatatcttaaataaagagatattttgctccacaacgccgttttccgcaatgaaatcggacaatcctaagcgaagatatttagTTCGTaagctatggtattataaaattggaaattgagatatcggcctagctttaaaaatattattgacaatgttgagagtaggaagcaccttgaaaaatgtctaaaaaaattcaagatgcctgttatattccggtctgaaactatcagacaatattttaaacattaataacatcacaaattcgcaacaaacccaaattgttaaaaaatcgcccggggcagatttttggctactTCTCCATTATAACGATCCTTCCCCAAAGTGTCTGCTTTTAACATGACACGTCACACATGTAAAAACTAAATATGGATCAAATAATAGTCACACTATCTACCTTAGTACATCTTTCTGCTTTTGGTTCCAGATCTTCTATTGCCACAAGCTTTTCTAATAACCTTGTCTCTAGATATCCTAACGGCGCCTTTATGTTGAAACGAACATCTGGCTTTTCGTGAAAGAGTTTCAGGTTGATGGCAAAGCCAGCCATATCGGTTGCAAACCTTCTGCTTTCCGGGGCCCAAGCATTCCAACCTGTTACATAACCTTCAGCGTTGACAATGGGTGTCTCAAATCTCCTTTGACCGGATAATCCCACTGGCCACACTGACACTTTCTTCGTATATCGCATCTGTAGAATAACGGAAACAAGGGATTATACTTGGTGGGTAATATAAGTTATTTTTGCCCATAAATCATGGACAATAATAATTGACTGTAGGCATCTGTACTAAATGGCATCTAAGAGTTTTAATTCTAGACCTTTTTTACGAAAAAATCGGCTTCGATGTAAACATTGCACTTTACCACCCTTAAATGAACATCTATAGTCCATTTTATCATATCTCCTCAACGAATGgatcatttaatttttttaccaacAAATTGGAAATGGTTTTCCGCATTTGGTAGGTTTGGAAGTAATTATTCACGTATGTCAGGCTAGAGTGTcttgctagtattacgaaggtagCAGGTTCGAATCTGACCAGATGCACTGACTTTCATTTAGACATTCATGATTAAAATTTGCTCATCCTATCAATCTAAAGATCTAGGTATATTAATTTCCACAGCATTACTCGATTTCGCGCGACTAGTAAAGCATAAGTTCCTCCTTATATATGCCAACTCACCTCTTCAAACAGTCTAAGACTGTATGTATTATCATCATCAGCAAAATAAACCACTCCGGGTTCATCTGCTTTTGTATTCTCTAATAACCAATCTATGCCGATGTTCCTTTGTTCAACCCCTCTTGGTTTCGATGTGGCATATTCATTCTTACCAACTTTGTATTCCAACGACGTTCCAACATTCAAATGCGAATGGTTAAGTGCACTTCCCTCCAGAAAATTGCTGACTAAACTTGTTTTGTTC is a window of Amphiura filiformis chromosome 2, Afil_fr2py, whole genome shotgun sequence DNA encoding:
- the LOC140137470 gene encoding galactosylgalactosylxylosylprotein 3-beta-glucuronosyltransferase 1-like produces the protein MGRLKYSKLVFLCCVIFSTGIVYWYRLGLPHCNNIVFHPRAQPTIVAITRNNTRSVPKPKPKIFAITPTYARPVQKAELTRLLNTFLHITNFHWILVEDSENKTSLVSNFLEGSALNHSHLNVGTSLEYKVGKNEYATSKPRGVEQRNIGIDWLLENTKADEPGVVYFADDDNTYSLRLFEEMRYTKKVSVWPVGLSGQRRFETPIVNAEGYVTGWNAWAPESRRFATDMAGFAINLKLFHEKPDVRFNIKAPLGYLETRLLEKLVAIEDLEPKAERCTKVYVWHTKTQQPRWPDVNLNDSYIEV